A region from the Luteolibacter flavescens genome encodes:
- a CDS encoding sigma-70 family RNA polymerase sigma factor, whose protein sequence is MAEKIQALKADGRADAWDGTWLLTRIARHDPEALEELYRMWGDRLYSMALHWINDEGAAKEVLQDCFLRIWKRAGDFDSEKSRGFTWCAMILRGLCLDVLRRKRRRAAVWEDWGTMPVLEVPDRGGVEDLFFRDTVSRVRSALDQLDAGEAESVRAALFDPATLEDHAVRWGVPLGTAKVRVHRAMEKLRALLKKGGLDAPH, encoded by the coding sequence ATGGCGGAGAAGATACAGGCACTCAAGGCGGACGGACGGGCAGACGCCTGGGACGGCACCTGGCTGCTGACCCGCATCGCCCGCCACGACCCGGAGGCGCTCGAGGAACTCTACCGCATGTGGGGGGACCGCCTCTACAGCATGGCGCTGCATTGGATCAATGACGAGGGCGCGGCGAAGGAGGTGCTGCAGGATTGCTTCCTGCGGATCTGGAAGCGCGCGGGGGACTTCGACTCTGAGAAAAGCCGCGGCTTCACCTGGTGCGCCATGATCTTGCGCGGCCTGTGCCTCGATGTCCTGCGCCGGAAGCGCCGCCGCGCGGCGGTGTGGGAGGACTGGGGGACCATGCCTGTGCTGGAGGTGCCGGACCGCGGCGGGGTGGAGGATTTGTTTTTCCGCGATACGGTCTCGCGGGTGCGCTCGGCGCTGGACCAGCTCGATGCCGGTGAGGCGGAGAGCGTGCGGGCGGCGCTCTTCGACCCGGCGACGCTGGAGGATCACGCGGTGCGCTGGGGCGTGCCGCTCGGCACGGCGAAGGTCCGCGTCCACCGCGCGATGGAGAAGCTGCGCGCGCTGCTGAAGAAAGGAGGCCTCGATGCCCCGCACTAA
- a CDS encoding cellulase family glycosylhydrolase, translating into MKPRLTALLPALSCLLFLPAQAQQWSVEQAQEWAKTQPWRAGSNFTPSTAINQLEMWQADTFDPETIDRELGYAASCGMNAARVFLHDLLWEQDSEGLLKRMDQFLAIADKHKVGIMFVLFDDVWDPSPKLGKQRDPRPHTHNSGWVQSPGKDVLVDAAKRKTLEPYVTGVLTRFKDDKRVIVWDLYNEPGNPNLSAYGKVELPVEEKKKHSLELVKLSFEWAWKVRPTQPITVGVWTGDWSTKEKRDALNAYQIDHSDIISFHVYSDLEKTKSMTEPLLEYGRPVLCTEFLARTAGSRLQDILPYFKEKKVDSYQWGLVAGKTQTQYPWESWKRDFTAEPEVWFHELFHKDGKPYDKEETDLYKKLTGK; encoded by the coding sequence ATGAAACCCCGCCTGACCGCCTTGCTACCCGCCCTCTCGTGCCTCCTTTTCCTCCCCGCCCAGGCCCAGCAGTGGTCCGTGGAGCAGGCGCAGGAGTGGGCGAAGACCCAGCCCTGGCGCGCCGGGTCGAATTTCACGCCGAGCACCGCGATCAACCAGCTCGAGATGTGGCAGGCCGACACCTTCGACCCCGAGACCATCGACCGCGAGCTGGGCTACGCCGCCTCCTGCGGGATGAATGCCGCCCGCGTCTTCCTCCACGACCTGCTCTGGGAGCAGGACTCGGAAGGCCTGCTGAAGCGCATGGACCAATTCCTCGCCATCGCCGACAAGCACAAGGTGGGCATCATGTTCGTCCTCTTCGACGACGTCTGGGACCCCAGCCCGAAGCTCGGCAAGCAGCGCGACCCGCGCCCGCACACCCACAACTCCGGCTGGGTGCAGAGCCCGGGCAAGGACGTGCTCGTGGACGCCGCCAAGCGCAAGACCCTGGAGCCCTACGTCACCGGCGTGCTCACCCGCTTCAAGGATGACAAGCGCGTCATCGTCTGGGACCTCTACAACGAGCCCGGCAACCCGAATCTCAGCGCCTACGGCAAGGTGGAGCTGCCCGTGGAGGAAAAGAAGAAGCACTCGCTGGAGCTGGTGAAACTCAGCTTCGAGTGGGCCTGGAAGGTCCGCCCCACCCAGCCCATCACCGTCGGAGTATGGACCGGCGACTGGAGCACGAAGGAAAAGCGCGACGCCCTGAATGCCTACCAGATCGACCACTCGGACATCATCAGCTTCCACGTTTACTCCGATCTCGAGAAGACGAAGTCGATGACCGAGCCGCTCCTCGAATACGGCCGCCCCGTCCTCTGCACCGAATTCCTCGCCCGCACCGCCGGCAGCCGCCTCCAGGACATCCTCCCCTACTTCAAGGAGAAGAAGGTGGACTCCTACCAATGGGGCCTCGTCGCCGGCAAGACCCAGACCCAGTACCCCTGGGAAAGCTGGAAGCGCGACTTCACCGCCGAGCCCGAAGTGTGGTTCCACGAACTCTTCCACAAGGACGGCAAGCCCTACGACAAGGAAGAGACCGACCT
- a CDS encoding GNAT family N-acetyltransferase, with protein MTPAINIIPATEAHAGAVWRIFREVIAAGDAYVFEADTTYEAFLAYWFAARAYVAMEGAEVLGSYIIKPNLPGRASHVANASYMVAAAARGKGVGGLMCAHSLREAKSQGFRAMQFNIVVSTNVTAVALWQKHGFAIIGTVPGAFRHETLGYVDAHVMFRDLADIGDGSAQ; from the coding sequence ATGACACCCGCCATCAACATCATCCCCGCCACCGAGGCTCATGCCGGGGCGGTGTGGCGGATCTTCCGTGAGGTGATCGCGGCGGGTGATGCGTATGTCTTCGAGGCGGATACCACTTACGAGGCCTTCCTCGCGTATTGGTTCGCGGCGCGGGCTTATGTGGCAATGGAGGGAGCGGAGGTACTCGGCAGCTACATCATCAAGCCAAACCTGCCGGGGCGCGCGTCGCATGTGGCGAATGCCAGCTACATGGTCGCCGCGGCGGCACGCGGAAAGGGCGTGGGCGGGCTGATGTGCGCGCACTCGCTGCGAGAGGCGAAGTCCCAGGGCTTCCGCGCGATGCAGTTCAATATCGTGGTCAGCACGAATGTCACCGCGGTCGCGCTCTGGCAAAAGCATGGCTTCGCGATCATCGGCACCGTGCCCGGAGCCTTCCGCCATGAGACCCTGGGATACGTGGATGCCCACGTGATGTTCCGCGATCTGGCGGACATCGGGGATGGCTCAGCGCAGTGA